In Nocardia yunnanensis, one DNA window encodes the following:
- the gndA gene encoding NADP-dependent phosphogluconate dehydrogenase: MATSEARAQIGVTGLAVMGSNIARNFARHGYTVALHNRSIAKTDALLEAHGGDGDFIRTETVEEFVAALEKPRRVLIMVKAGDPTDAVIEELANAMEPGDIIIDGGNALYTDTIRREAAMAARGLNFVGAGISGGEEGALNGPAIMPGGPKESYESLGPMLESIAAQVDGTPCCTHIGPDGSGHFVKMVHNGIEYADMQLIGEAYNLFRDALGFDAKQIADVFTQWNTGDLESYLVEITAEVLNQVDAKTGKPLVDVIVDAAEQKGTGRWTVKSALDLGIPVTGIAEAVFARALSGSRTQRAAAKGLASGVLGEKPTDVAEFTEAIRQALYASKIVAYAQGFDQIAAGSAEYDWDLHPGDLATIWRGGCIIRARFLNRIKEAYEADPTLPSLILAPYFREAIEQAIDSWRRVVVVATQLGIPVPAFASSLSYYDGLRAERLPAALTQGQRDFFGAHTYERIDAEGKYHTLWSGDRSEVSA; the protein is encoded by the coding sequence ATGGCGACCTCGGAAGCGCGCGCCCAGATCGGCGTGACCGGCCTGGCGGTCATGGGTAGCAATATCGCCCGCAACTTCGCCCGGCACGGGTACACCGTGGCCCTGCACAATCGCAGCATCGCCAAGACCGACGCGCTGCTCGAGGCGCACGGCGGCGACGGCGATTTCATTCGCACCGAGACCGTCGAGGAGTTCGTGGCCGCGCTGGAGAAGCCGCGCCGCGTGCTCATCATGGTCAAGGCCGGTGACCCCACCGACGCCGTGATCGAGGAGCTCGCCAACGCCATGGAGCCCGGCGACATCATCATCGACGGCGGCAACGCCCTCTACACCGACACCATTCGCCGCGAGGCCGCCATGGCCGCGCGCGGACTGAACTTCGTGGGCGCGGGCATCTCCGGCGGCGAGGAGGGCGCGCTCAACGGCCCCGCCATCATGCCGGGCGGTCCGAAGGAGTCCTACGAGTCGCTGGGCCCCATGCTGGAATCCATTGCGGCACAGGTGGACGGCACGCCGTGCTGCACCCACATCGGCCCCGACGGGTCGGGCCACTTCGTGAAGATGGTGCACAACGGCATCGAGTACGCCGACATGCAGCTCATCGGCGAGGCCTACAACCTGTTCCGCGACGCGCTGGGCTTCGACGCCAAGCAGATCGCGGACGTGTTCACCCAGTGGAACACCGGTGACCTGGAGAGCTACCTGGTCGAGATCACCGCCGAGGTGCTCAATCAGGTCGACGCCAAGACCGGCAAGCCGCTGGTCGACGTGATCGTGGACGCCGCCGAGCAGAAGGGCACCGGCCGCTGGACGGTCAAGTCCGCGCTGGATCTGGGCATTCCGGTCACCGGGATCGCCGAGGCCGTGTTCGCTCGGGCGCTGTCGGGCTCGCGCACCCAGCGCGCCGCGGCCAAGGGCCTGGCGTCGGGCGTCCTCGGCGAAAAGCCCACGGACGTCGCGGAATTCACCGAGGCCATCCGGCAGGCGCTGTACGCCTCCAAGATCGTCGCCTACGCGCAGGGCTTCGACCAGATCGCCGCCGGTTCCGCCGAGTACGACTGGGATCTGCACCCCGGCGACCTGGCCACCATCTGGCGTGGCGGCTGCATCATCCGCGCCCGCTTCCTCAACCGCATCAAGGAGGCGTACGAGGCCGATCCGACGCTGCCGTCGCTGATCCTGGCCCCGTACTTCCGCGAGGCCATCGAGCAGGCCATCGACTCCTGGCGGCGCGTGGTCGTGGTCGCCACCCAGCTGGGCATCCCGGTGCCGGCGTTCGCGTCCTCGCTGTCGTACTACGACGGCCTGCGCGCCGAGCGGCTGCCGGCGGCGCTGACCCAGGGCCAGCGCGACTTCTTCGGCGCGCACACCTACGAGCGCATCGACGCCGAGGGCAAGTACCACACGCTGTGGAGCGGTGACCGCAGCGAGGTTTCCGCGTAG
- a CDS encoding helix-turn-helix domain-containing protein produces the protein MTNSVQEQREALGKRLREIRRRAGVTGRELARVKGWHESKISKLEYGVTRPSDSDIRAYCRHCNADDQLDDLLATLHNIDTAYVEWRQQLRTGMANRQRESNKAASRATFIRNWEPAMVSGLLQTADYAAAVMSNVIAFYQIPNDLDEAVTARMERQRILYQRNKRFHFLLGEQALYTTFGDDQVMIGQLDRLHSIIGMPRVTLGIVPREAEGLVVVENFFMFDDRLVKVEGHSAGITITQPREITLYGHAFNVLAGQSVTGDQARALIHRARATRMA, from the coding sequence GTGACCAACTCGGTTCAGGAGCAGCGGGAGGCTCTCGGTAAACGACTCCGCGAGATACGTCGAAGGGCGGGGGTCACCGGCCGGGAGCTTGCCCGCGTCAAGGGCTGGCACGAATCGAAGATTTCGAAACTGGAGTATGGCGTCACCCGTCCATCGGACTCCGACATCCGCGCCTACTGCCGACACTGCAACGCTGACGATCAGCTGGACGACCTGCTGGCGACTCTGCACAACATCGACACCGCGTATGTGGAGTGGAGGCAACAGCTCCGCACCGGGATGGCGAATCGTCAACGGGAATCCAACAAGGCCGCTTCCCGGGCAACGTTCATTCGCAATTGGGAGCCGGCGATGGTCTCGGGCCTACTCCAGACGGCCGACTACGCGGCCGCAGTCATGAGCAATGTGATTGCGTTCTACCAGATTCCGAACGATCTCGATGAGGCTGTCACCGCGCGGATGGAACGGCAGCGCATCCTGTACCAGCGCAACAAGCGATTTCATTTCCTGCTGGGTGAGCAAGCGCTCTACACGACGTTCGGCGACGACCAAGTGATGATCGGGCAACTCGACAGGCTGCATTCGATCATCGGCATGCCTCGCGTGACCCTGGGCATCGTGCCACGAGAAGCCGAGGGGCTGGTCGTGGTGGAGAACTTCTTCATGTTCGACGACCGCCTGGTGAAGGTCGAGGGTCATTCAGCGGGCATAACCATCACCCAGCCTCGGGAGATCACCCTGTACGGACACGCCTTCAATGTTCTTGCCGGACAGTCCGTGACCGGAGACCAGGCCCGCGCCCTGATCCACCGGGCACGAGCCACTCGAATGGCGTAG
- the sigJ gene encoding RNA polymerase sigma factor SigJ has protein sequence MSGGERPDQADLARQFEEHRGYLRRVAYSTLGSLSDADDVVQEAWLRLVRYYDTSPEGAEIENLRAWLTTVTGRLALDHLGSARARREQYVGEWLPEPEITTWDDPADRVSQDERVTTALLVVLESLSPAERTAFVLQDVFGMSGPEVAEVVGRTPAAVRQLASRARKHVENGTPRFPASADEHQKVVSAFAVAWRSGDLSALLGLLDADVTFTSDGGGKVQAFLHPMHGADQVARTLLGFLGFASKTGGAWGRSVLVNGRPGLVVFDGKHTGVFSFTIDDGRITKIDVVRNPDKIHLPDEREPDWPLGEQADGTDA, from the coding sequence ATGAGTGGTGGCGAGCGACCCGACCAGGCCGACCTGGCTCGGCAATTCGAGGAGCACCGAGGGTATCTGCGGCGCGTCGCCTACAGCACCCTCGGCAGCCTCAGCGACGCCGACGATGTGGTGCAAGAGGCTTGGCTGCGCCTGGTCCGGTACTACGACACCAGCCCCGAGGGCGCGGAGATCGAGAACCTGCGCGCCTGGCTGACCACGGTGACCGGCCGGCTGGCGCTCGACCATCTCGGCTCGGCGCGGGCGCGACGCGAACAGTATGTGGGCGAATGGCTTCCGGAGCCGGAGATCACCACCTGGGACGATCCGGCCGACCGCGTCTCCCAGGACGAGCGGGTCACCACGGCCCTGCTGGTGGTGCTGGAATCGCTGTCGCCCGCCGAGCGCACCGCCTTCGTCCTGCAGGACGTGTTCGGCATGTCCGGCCCCGAAGTCGCCGAGGTGGTCGGGCGCACCCCGGCGGCCGTGCGCCAATTGGCTTCGCGCGCCCGCAAACACGTGGAGAACGGCACCCCGCGCTTCCCGGCCAGCGCCGACGAGCACCAGAAGGTGGTCTCCGCGTTCGCCGTGGCCTGGCGTTCGGGTGATCTGAGCGCCCTGCTCGGCCTGCTGGACGCCGATGTCACCTTCACCTCCGACGGCGGCGGCAAGGTGCAGGCCTTCCTGCACCCGATGCACGGCGCCGACCAGGTGGCCCGGACCCTGCTCGGCTTCCTCGGCTTCGCGTCGAAGACCGGTGGCGCGTGGGGCCGTTCGGTGCTGGTCAACGGACGCCCGGGGCTGGTGGTGTTCGACGGCAAGCACACCGGCGTCTTCTCCTTCACCATCGACGACGGCCGCATCACCAAGATCGACGTAGTCCGCAACCCCGACAAGATCCACCTGCCCGACGAGCGCGAGCCCGACTGGCCGCTGGGCGAACAGGCAGACGGCACCGACGCCTGA
- a CDS encoding low molecular weight protein-tyrosine-phosphatase, which translates to MGELHVTFICTGNICRSPMAEKIFAAHLERAGLADRVRVSSAGTGGWHVGDEADERTNAELRAHGYPTGHAAAVIGADHRGADLVVALDTGHERELARMGVGSDRRRLLRSFDPLADGRSVPDPYYGTQSDFVLVREQIEAAMPGLLEWVREQLGEADSRHQAGDGRYQAGGRHA; encoded by the coding sequence ATGGGTGAGTTGCACGTCACTTTCATTTGCACGGGCAATATTTGCCGGTCGCCTATGGCTGAGAAGATTTTTGCTGCGCATCTCGAGCGGGCGGGGTTGGCGGATCGGGTGCGGGTGAGCAGTGCTGGGACCGGGGGGTGGCATGTGGGGGATGAGGCTGATGAGCGGACTAATGCGGAGTTGCGGGCGCATGGGTATCCGACGGGGCATGCGGCGGCGGTGATCGGGGCGGATCATCGGGGGGCCGATTTGGTGGTGGCGCTCGATACGGGGCATGAGCGGGAGTTGGCTCGGATGGGGGTGGGGTCGGATCGGCGGCGGTTGCTGCGGAGCTTCGATCCGCTGGCCGACGGGCGGTCGGTGCCGGACCCGTATTACGGCACGCAGTCGGATTTCGTGCTGGTGCGCGAGCAGATCGAGGCGGCGATGCCTGGGCTGCTGGAGTGGGTGCGCGAACAGCTCGGGGAAGCGGACAGTCGCCATCAGGCCGGAGACGGTCGATATCAGGCCGGAGGCAGGCACGCATGA
- a CDS encoding DUF6879 family protein: protein MDFRPTIELLREARHDAFHLEVRDEYGVAGEDEPFQRFLNGEPFDYREWFRDWSQFVQDLTAHRVSVSRLRVLSVPHSDYQRWSLTIAPMNVEAGEDVRYLPRHLAGTVPPDDFWVIDNKVVVFGLADKEGRSPGGAAVSTDPELVAYCQRTRERLWNLATPLAEYVQLTRQ from the coding sequence GTGGACTTCCGTCCCACGATTGAGCTACTCCGGGAAGCTCGGCACGACGCCTTCCACCTGGAGGTACGAGACGAATACGGCGTGGCTGGTGAGGACGAACCGTTTCAGCGATTTCTGAACGGTGAGCCGTTCGACTACCGGGAGTGGTTCCGGGACTGGTCTCAATTCGTCCAAGACCTCACCGCACATCGGGTATCCGTCAGTCGCCTCAGGGTGCTCAGCGTCCCGCACAGCGATTATCAGAGGTGGTCGCTCACCATCGCCCCGATGAATGTCGAGGCCGGGGAGGATGTGCGCTACCTTCCCCGCCACCTCGCGGGGACAGTGCCACCGGATGACTTCTGGGTGATCGACAACAAGGTCGTCGTGTTCGGCCTTGCCGACAAGGAAGGTCGCTCACCGGGCGGAGCGGCCGTAAGCACCGATCCTGAATTGGTGGCCTACTGCCAGCGGACCAGAGAACGCCTCTGGAATCTCGCTACGCCGTTGGCGGAATACGTACAGCTGACTCGACAGTGA
- the cobC gene encoding Rv2231c family pyridoxal phosphate-dependent protein CobC yields the protein MFDQARLRHHGDVEVRPGMVDFAVNVQGGAPPEWLRGRLAGRLGELGRYPGEADVRAARAGVAARHGRAEDEVLLLGGVAEGFAMLPRLGSALAAVIHPSFTEPELALREGGVPVTRVILESPYTLDGAGVPEDADLVVIGNPTNPTSVLHAAASIRALRRPGRVLVVDEAFADAVPGEPESLAGESLPDVLVFRSLTKTWALAGLRCGYVLGAPELLARLNHGRAHWPLGTLQLEAIAAVSEPAAVAEARRKAESIAADRAAMIPRLRELGIEVHEPAAGPFLLIRVPDAELLRKQLADKGIAVRRGDTFPGLDTGFLRVAVRPAAEVGRLVAAIREVGL from the coding sequence GTGTTTGACCAGGCTCGGTTGCGCCATCACGGGGACGTGGAGGTGCGGCCGGGGATGGTGGATTTTGCGGTGAATGTGCAGGGGGGAGCGCCGCCGGAGTGGTTGCGGGGGCGGTTGGCGGGGCGGTTGGGGGAGTTGGGGCGGTATCCGGGGGAGGCGGATGTGCGGGCGGCGCGGGCGGGGGTGGCGGCGCGGCACGGGCGGGCGGAGGACGAGGTGTTGTTGCTGGGTGGGGTCGCGGAGGGGTTCGCGATGTTGCCGCGGCTGGGGTCGGCGTTGGCGGCGGTGATTCATCCGTCCTTCACCGAGCCGGAACTGGCGTTGCGGGAGGGCGGGGTGCCGGTGACTCGGGTGATTCTGGAGTCGCCGTACACGCTGGACGGGGCCGGGGTGCCGGAGGACGCCGATCTGGTGGTGATCGGCAATCCCACCAATCCGACGTCGGTGCTGCATGCGGCGGCGAGCATTCGGGCGTTGCGGCGGCCGGGGCGGGTGCTGGTGGTGGACGAGGCGTTCGCGGACGCCGTGCCGGGGGAGCCGGAATCTCTTGCTGGAGAGAGCCTTCCGGATGTGCTGGTGTTCCGGAGCCTCACCAAGACATGGGCGCTGGCGGGACTGCGCTGCGGGTACGTGCTAGGTGCGCCCGAGCTGCTGGCGCGGTTGAACCACGGCCGGGCGCACTGGCCGCTGGGGACGTTGCAGCTGGAAGCCATTGCGGCGGTGAGCGAACCGGCGGCGGTGGCGGAGGCGCGACGCAAAGCGGAGTCGATCGCGGCCGACCGCGCGGCCATGATTCCGCGGCTGCGGGAACTCGGGATCGAGGTGCACGAGCCGGCCGCGGGCCCGTTCCTGCTGATCCGGGTACCGGATGCGGAATTGTTGCGAAAGCAGCTCGCCGACAAGGGAATCGCGGTGCGGCGCGGTGATACGTTCCCGGGGCTGGACACGGGATTCCTGCGGGTCGCGGTGCGGCCCGCGGCTGAGGTCGGGCGGCTGGTCGCGGCCATTCGCGAAGTCGGCTTGTGA
- a CDS encoding gamma carbonic anhydrase family protein — translation MRIQLGEHAPQVDENAWIAPNATVVGRVRLAAEVSVWYSAVLRGDMDQITVGERSNIQDGCVLHADPGFPCTVGTGVSVGHNAILHGCTIGDDVLIGMGATVLNGAVIGAGSLIAANALIPEGAQIPPGSLVAGVPGKVRRELSEAERDHIRLNAAAYLHNTSLHKQGQEA, via the coding sequence ATGAGGATTCAGCTGGGTGAGCATGCGCCGCAGGTCGATGAGAACGCGTGGATCGCGCCGAATGCCACCGTGGTCGGCCGGGTGCGGCTGGCCGCCGAAGTGAGCGTCTGGTACTCGGCGGTGCTGCGCGGGGACATGGACCAGATCACCGTGGGCGAGCGCAGCAATATTCAGGACGGCTGCGTGCTGCACGCCGATCCGGGCTTCCCGTGCACGGTCGGCACCGGAGTCTCGGTGGGCCACAACGCGATTCTGCACGGCTGCACCATCGGCGACGATGTGCTGATCGGGATGGGCGCGACCGTGCTGAACGGCGCGGTGATCGGCGCGGGCAGCCTGATCGCGGCGAACGCGCTGATTCCGGAGGGCGCGCAGATTCCGCCCGGCTCCTTGGTAGCGGGCGTCCCGGGCAAGGTGCGCCGGGAGTTGAGCGAGGCCGAGCGTGATCACATTCGCCTGAATGCCGCTGCGTACCTGCACAACACGTCGCTGCACAAGCAGGGTCAAGAGGCGTGA
- the ald gene encoding alanine dehydrogenase encodes MRIGVPREVKEQEYRVALTPAGAGELARHGHEVLVEVGAGIGSGFADADYVAAGARIAATEEEVWAAAELVLKVKEPIAEEYSRMRAGQVLFTFLHLAASRACTDAILGSGITAIAYETVRAADGSLPLLAPMSEVAGKLGSQVGAYHLMSPQGGAGVLLGGVPGVRPADVVVLGGGVAGANAAAVAVGMGARVTVLDTNIARLRALDERFGGRVITLGSNTAEVEKAVLAADLVIGSVLVPGARAPKLVSDALVAHMRPGSVLVDIAIDQGGCFRGSHPTTHANPTFRVADSLFYCVANMPGAVPHTSTVALTNVTLPYARAIADLGWAGACAADPGLAQGLTADAGRLYSAEVAAAHGLGPVTRVAG; translated from the coding sequence ATGAGAATCGGGGTTCCGCGGGAGGTCAAAGAGCAGGAGTATCGCGTCGCGCTCACGCCGGCCGGCGCCGGGGAGCTGGCGCGGCACGGGCACGAGGTGCTCGTCGAGGTGGGGGCGGGGATCGGGTCCGGGTTCGCCGACGCCGACTATGTCGCGGCCGGGGCGCGGATCGCCGCCACGGAGGAGGAGGTGTGGGCGGCCGCCGAGCTGGTGTTGAAGGTGAAAGAGCCCATCGCCGAGGAGTATTCGCGCATGCGGGCGGGGCAGGTGCTGTTCACGTTCCTGCATCTGGCCGCCTCGCGCGCCTGCACCGACGCCATCCTCGGATCCGGGATCACCGCCATCGCCTACGAGACGGTTCGCGCCGCCGACGGGTCGCTGCCGTTGCTCGCGCCCATGAGCGAGGTCGCGGGCAAGCTCGGCAGTCAGGTCGGGGCGTATCACCTGATGTCGCCGCAGGGTGGTGCCGGAGTGTTGCTGGGCGGGGTGCCGGGGGTGCGGCCAGCCGATGTGGTGGTGCTCGGCGGCGGGGTGGCGGGCGCCAACGCGGCAGCGGTGGCGGTGGGCATGGGGGCGCGAGTCACCGTGCTGGACACCAATATCGCGCGGCTGCGCGCGCTCGACGAACGGTTCGGCGGGCGCGTCATCACGCTGGGCTCCAATACCGCCGAGGTCGAGAAGGCGGTGCTGGCGGCGGATCTGGTGATCGGGTCGGTGCTGGTGCCGGGCGCTCGGGCGCCGAAACTGGTGTCCGACGCGCTGGTCGCGCACATGCGGCCGGGCTCGGTGCTGGTCGACATCGCCATCGATCAGGGTGGGTGTTTTCGGGGGTCGCATCCCACCACGCACGCGAATCCGACCTTCCGCGTGGCGGATTCGCTGTTCTACTGCGTAGCCAATATGCCGGGTGCGGTGCCGCACACCTCCACCGTGGCGCTCACCAATGTCACGCTGCCGTATGCCCGCGCCATCGCGGATCTCGGCTGGGCCGGGGCCTGTGCGGCGGATCCCGGACTGGCGCAAGGGCTCACGGCGGATGCGGGGCGGTTGTATTCGGCGGAAGTGGCCGCCGCGCATGGTTTGGGGCCGGTGACCCGCGTCGCCGGTTGA
- a CDS encoding cobalamin biosynthesis protein gives MASAAGILLGFAMDRVLGDPRRGHPVAGFGTAAMRLETVTYRDSRAAGLVHEVVLVGAAAGLGIGLRRMNAVRGIRRHHLGPARAGSANHGPTIRTLGEILLTAAATWTVLGGTTLAKTGRAMADRLEAGDVDAARALLPSLCGRDPEALDADGLARAALESIAENTSDATVAPLFWGAIAGVPGLLAYRAINTLDAMVGYRNERYERFGWAAARTDDVANLGPARVSGIITAALAPVVGGRPADAWRAWRRDARKHPSPNAGVAEASMAGALGVTLGGKTEYRHGVEMRPTLGDGPVPRIHDLRRAVRLSEAVQVAAALAAAATAAFLRRR, from the coding sequence ATGGCGTCGGCGGCAGGGATTCTGCTCGGGTTCGCGATGGATCGCGTACTCGGCGATCCGCGGCGCGGGCATCCGGTGGCAGGATTCGGGACTGCCGCGATGCGGTTAGAGACGGTCACCTACCGCGACAGCCGGGCAGCCGGCCTAGTGCACGAGGTCGTATTGGTCGGCGCGGCCGCGGGATTGGGGATCGGGCTGCGCCGGATGAACGCCGTGCGCGGAATCCGCCGGCATCACCTGGGCCCGGCGCGGGCGGGCAGCGCCAACCACGGCCCGACAATCCGCACGCTGGGCGAGATCTTGTTGACGGCCGCCGCCACCTGGACCGTGCTCGGCGGCACGACCTTGGCGAAGACCGGGCGTGCGATGGCGGACCGGCTCGAGGCCGGGGACGTCGATGCGGCGCGGGCGCTGCTGCCGTCGCTGTGCGGGCGGGATCCGGAGGCGCTCGATGCTGATGGGCTGGCGCGGGCCGCGCTGGAGTCGATCGCGGAGAACACCTCGGATGCGACTGTCGCGCCGCTGTTCTGGGGTGCGATCGCGGGAGTGCCGGGGCTGCTGGCGTATCGGGCGATCAATACGCTCGACGCCATGGTCGGGTATCGCAACGAGCGGTACGAACGGTTCGGCTGGGCGGCGGCGCGCACCGACGATGTGGCGAATCTGGGTCCGGCGCGGGTCAGCGGAATCATCACGGCCGCATTGGCTCCGGTGGTCGGTGGTCGTCCCGCTGACGCCTGGCGGGCGTGGCGGCGGGATGCCCGCAAGCATCCGAGCCCCAATGCCGGTGTCGCCGAAGCGTCCATGGCGGGTGCGCTCGGGGTGACGCTCGGCGGCAAGACCGAATACCGCCACGGTGTCGAGATGCGGCCCACGCTGGGTGACGGACCGGTCCCCCGCATTCACGATCTGCGCCGCGCGGTCCGCTTGTCGGAGGCCGTTCAGGTGGCCGCGGCACTGGCGGCCGCAGCCACCGCCGCCTTCCTTCGCCGCCGCTGA
- a CDS encoding TetR/AcrR family transcriptional regulator, with protein MPSVPTILQRILEKPRAEGEQLLESALSAFLDFGIKRTSMGEIARRAGISPATLYRRFESKNDLVAAVGVREAQLFIAQIDERVRAANGTPGNEQMVEIFVAFIIQLANNKLLQRLLRTEPDTVLPRLTTEAGPILAVGRTYLAEKLRELQAAGDVPAFDADLVAEVLARLGQSLVLTPDGLIPLTDETAAREFARRTVLPMIGVQPV; from the coding sequence ATGCCGTCCGTGCCCACCATCCTGCAACGCATTCTGGAAAAGCCGCGGGCCGAGGGCGAACAGCTGCTCGAGAGCGCGCTGTCGGCGTTTCTCGACTTCGGGATCAAGCGCACCAGCATGGGCGAGATCGCGCGGCGCGCCGGTATCAGCCCGGCCACCCTGTACCGGCGCTTCGAATCCAAGAACGATCTGGTGGCCGCGGTCGGCGTGCGCGAGGCGCAGCTGTTCATCGCCCAGATCGACGAGCGGGTGCGCGCGGCCAACGGCACGCCGGGCAACGAGCAGATGGTCGAGATCTTCGTCGCGTTCATCATCCAGCTGGCCAACAACAAACTGCTACAACGACTGTTGCGCACCGAACCCGACACCGTGCTGCCGCGCCTGACCACCGAGGCCGGGCCGATTCTCGCGGTCGGCCGCACGTATCTCGCCGAGAAGCTGCGCGAACTGCAGGCCGCCGGTGACGTGCCCGCCTTCGACGCCGATCTGGTCGCGGAAGTGCTTGCCCGGCTGGGCCAGTCGCTGGTGCTGACCCCGGACGGCCTGATCCCCCTCACCGACGAGACCGCCGCGCGCGAGTTCGCCCGTCGCACCGTGCTGCCCATGATCGGCGTGCAGCCGGTCTGA
- a CDS encoding SanA/YdcF family protein, with amino-acid sequence MRFRSTLRSARQRALTRFPARRVAKLCLAGVALVLVVLIGSDRWIRMAHRKYEYSVDSAPPADVALVFGAEVNSDGSPSGYLAARLDLGRALLAAGKVKALLLTGDNSRPNYDEPTAMRAYLIAHGVPAAKIALDYAGFSTYESCVRAHDIFGVTSAIAVTQDFSLPRTVALCRAAGIDATGVGDATQPHTTIYRKNWLRDQLADTKAVYSMLFHPEPKFRGRHENSVRDAMAADPNG; translated from the coding sequence ATGCGGTTCCGTTCGACCCTTCGCTCCGCCCGGCAACGGGCCCTCACCCGGTTTCCGGCCCGCCGTGTCGCGAAGCTCTGCCTCGCGGGGGTCGCCCTGGTCCTGGTGGTGCTCATCGGTTCGGATCGGTGGATCCGGATGGCGCACCGAAAGTACGAGTACAGCGTGGATTCCGCGCCGCCGGCCGATGTCGCCCTCGTGTTCGGCGCGGAGGTGAATTCCGACGGCTCGCCCTCGGGCTACCTGGCCGCCCGCCTCGACCTGGGCCGCGCTCTGCTGGCGGCGGGCAAGGTGAAGGCGCTGCTGCTCACCGGCGACAACAGCCGCCCGAACTACGACGAGCCGACGGCCATGCGCGCCTACCTGATCGCGCACGGCGTCCCCGCCGCCAAGATCGCCTTGGACTACGCGGGATTCAGCACCTACGAGTCCTGTGTGCGCGCCCACGACATCTTCGGCGTCACCTCCGCCATCGCCGTCACCCAGGATTTCAGCCTGCCGCGCACGGTCGCCCTGTGCCGCGCCGCGGGCATCGACGCCACCGGGGTCGGCGACGCCACCCAGCCGCACACCACGATCTACCGTAAGAACTGGCTGCGCGATCAATTGGCCGACACCAAGGCCGTCTACTCCATGCTCTTCCATCCGGAACCGAAATTCCGTGGCCGGCACGAGAATTCGGTGCGCGACGCGATGGCCGCCGACCCGAACGGGTAG
- a CDS encoding SURF1 family protein: MRRLTFLLRPSWLILAVVVAGFAYLCFTVLAPWQLGKNTRTSERNDRIANSVHADPVDITTVLSGDGKNTEWRRVTATGSYVPESTVLVRLRHLDGQPAYTVLAAFRLDDGRTLLVDRGQLAAAAGGTRPPASIAAPPAGTQHLEARVRASEGVIEKKPPTTEDGFRQVYTTDTQQEAAVLGLPLTPIPTDGLGGYLQLEPDQPGAFTPDPLPQLDAGPYLSYGLQWLAFGVMAPLGLGYFVWAEIRARRREKAEATTQSATTDDTPPTGEPTTTIATEPTASDTPATPTRKPNDPPRAEPKPTTNQARLADRYGGTRR, from the coding sequence CTGCGGCGTCTCACGTTCCTGTTGCGGCCCAGCTGGCTGATTCTCGCGGTGGTGGTCGCCGGGTTCGCCTACCTGTGCTTCACCGTGCTGGCACCCTGGCAGCTGGGCAAGAACACCCGCACCTCCGAACGCAATGACCGCATCGCCAATTCGGTGCACGCCGACCCCGTCGACATCACCACCGTGCTGTCGGGCGACGGCAAGAACACCGAATGGCGGCGCGTCACCGCGACCGGCAGCTACGTTCCGGAGTCGACCGTGCTGGTGCGGTTGCGCCATCTGGACGGCCAGCCCGCCTACACCGTGCTCGCCGCGTTCCGGCTCGACGACGGTCGCACCCTGCTGGTCGATCGCGGTCAGCTCGCGGCGGCCGCGGGCGGCACCCGGCCGCCCGCCAGCATCGCCGCGCCGCCCGCCGGCACCCAGCATCTCGAGGCCCGCGTCCGCGCCTCCGAGGGCGTGATCGAGAAGAAGCCGCCCACCACGGAAGACGGCTTCCGCCAGGTCTATACGACCGACACCCAGCAGGAGGCCGCCGTCCTCGGCCTCCCGCTGACCCCCATCCCCACCGACGGCCTCGGCGGCTATCTCCAGCTCGAACCCGACCAGCCCGGCGCCTTCACCCCCGACCCCCTCCCCCAGCTCGACGCCGGGCCCTACCTGTCCTACGGCCTGCAATGGCTCGCCTTCGGCGTCATGGCGCCCCTGGGTCTCGGCTACTTCGTCTGGGCCGAGATCCGCGCCCGCCGCCGCGAAAAAGCCGAAGCCACAACCCAATCGGCCACCACCGACGACACGCCCCCCACCGGCGAGCCGACCACAACCATCGCCACAGAGCCGACCGCCTCCGACACCCCGGCCACCCCCACGCGCAAACCCAACGACCCACCCCGCGCCGAACCCAAACCCACCACGAACCAGGCCCGCCTCGCCGACCGCTACGGCGGCACCCGCCGCTGA